A part of Thermoanaerobaculia bacterium genomic DNA contains:
- a CDS encoding ABC transporter permease yields MTAPSETTVFYRNLRWLRFVDAFGRRGSGALDYLGGIAEMTFQAVAGAFRKPFYAQEIVHQMDESGVKSLGITNVTALFTGMVLALQTAYSLAAFGGKLFIGRVVSLSLVRELGPVLTALMVGGRVGAGITAEIGSMTVTEQVDALRAMAVNPIKRLVTPRLIAVFFMLPILTALADLLGILGGLLIAVTELSITASFYFNSIWNQLRISDIASGLGKSFFFATEIALIGCYNGLNVRGGAASVGTSTTRTVVAASISILVSDFFLTKLFLAL; encoded by the coding sequence ATGACGGCGCCGAGCGAAACCACCGTTTTCTATCGCAACCTCCGGTGGCTGCGGTTCGTCGACGCGTTCGGGCGGCGCGGGTCGGGGGCGCTCGACTATCTCGGCGGGATCGCGGAGATGACCTTCCAGGCCGTCGCCGGGGCGTTCCGCAAGCCGTTCTACGCTCAGGAGATCGTGCACCAGATGGACGAGAGCGGCGTGAAGTCGCTCGGCATCACGAACGTCACGGCGCTCTTCACCGGAATGGTGCTCGCGCTGCAGACCGCCTATTCGCTCGCCGCCTTCGGCGGAAAGCTCTTCATCGGCCGGGTCGTCTCCCTCTCGCTCGTGCGGGAGCTCGGGCCGGTCCTGACCGCCCTGATGGTCGGGGGACGCGTCGGCGCCGGCATCACGGCCGAGATCGGCTCGATGACCGTCACGGAACAGGTCGACGCGCTCCGCGCGATGGCCGTCAACCCGATCAAGCGCCTCGTCACGCCGCGGCTGATCGCCGTCTTCTTCATGCTGCCGATCCTCACGGCGCTCGCCGACCTCCTCGGGATCCTGGGCGGGCTCCTGATCGCCGTGACCGAGCTCTCGATCACCGCGTCCTTCTACTTCAACAGCATCTGGAACCAGCTCCGGATCTCCGACATCGCGAGCGGCCTCGGGAAGTCCTTCTTCTTCGCGACGGAGATCGCCCTGATCGGGTGCTACAACGGCCTGAACGTGCGCGGCGGCGCGGCGTCGGTCGGGACCTCGACGACGCGCACCGTGGTCGCGGCTTCGATCTCGATCCTCGTCTCCGACTTCTTCCTGACGAAGCTGTTCCTCGCGCTGTGA
- a CDS encoding lysophospholipid acyltransferase family protein, with protein sequence MRFLRSLGAWIVIVVATLAFGIPSIFAAFIPPRGDWFLPFARGWARTVLKATGVSWRTEGADRAEPLPGCLYFANHESLFDIFVLLAALPGRLRFLAKKSLFSIPVLGWSMAAAGFVAIDREDRRRAAESLDVAARRIRAGMRVIVFPEQTRTRTGELLPFKKGGVLLALKTGAPIVPVGIGGTFAIQQRGGFRLAPGPVAVVIGEPIAVDGRPLSDRNALLEECRGAIETLRQRARALAGAPSA encoded by the coding sequence GTGCGGTTCCTCCGCTCGCTCGGGGCCTGGATCGTGATCGTCGTCGCGACGCTGGCCTTCGGGATTCCTTCGATCTTCGCCGCGTTCATTCCTCCCCGAGGCGACTGGTTCCTTCCGTTCGCCCGGGGGTGGGCGAGAACCGTCCTGAAGGCGACGGGCGTTTCCTGGCGAACGGAGGGCGCCGACCGGGCGGAACCCCTCCCGGGGTGTCTCTATTTCGCCAATCACGAGTCGCTCTTCGACATCTTCGTGCTGCTCGCGGCGCTTCCCGGCCGCCTCCGCTTCCTCGCGAAGAAGAGCCTTTTCTCGATTCCGGTGCTCGGCTGGTCGATGGCGGCCGCGGGGTTCGTGGCGATCGATCGCGAGGACCGCCGCCGCGCGGCGGAGTCGCTCGACGTCGCCGCGCGCCGGATCCGCGCCGGCATGCGCGTCATCGTCTTTCCCGAACAGACGCGCACCCGCACCGGGGAGCTGCTCCCGTTCAAGAAGGGGGGCGTACTCCTGGCGCTCAAGACCGGCGCGCCGATCGTTCCGGTCGGAATCGGCGGGACCTTCGCGATCCAGCAGCGCGGCGGCTTCCGGCTCGCGCCCGGCCCGGTCGCGGTCGTGATCGGGGAGCCGATCGCCGTCGACGGGAGGCCTCTCTCCGACCGGAACGCGCTGCTCGAGGAATGCCGCGGCGCGATCGAAACCCTGAGGCAGCGCGCCCGGGCTCTCGCCGGCGCGCCATCGGCCTAG
- a CDS encoding Mrp/NBP35 family ATP-binding protein, translated as MTSAEVDEKQVLEALRTVKFPGLSRDIVSFGFVKDLAVGGGNVSLRLEITTESPRVAEEIKRDATEKLRSLPGVQAVTIALDARAPGMAAPAGARPAPIPSGELLKDVRFKVAVASGKGGVGKSTVTANLALALTRLGYRVGLMDSDIYGPSQQMMMGITQKPYVNEEDKIVPIESHGVKVISLGFLMDVDQPVIWRGPMVMKAVEQFLQDVAWGKLDFLLVDLPPGTGDAQLTLTQKIQLSGAVIVTTPQEVSLIDARKGLAMFEKVNVPLLGIVENMSYYECPSCGHRDEIFKHGGGRRTAEKLGVPFLGEIPIDPKIVAGGDAGTPIVVAEPKSRATEAYMALADNIARTLAG; from the coding sequence TTGACGTCCGCCGAGGTCGATGAGAAGCAGGTCCTGGAGGCTCTCCGGACCGTGAAGTTCCCCGGGCTCTCCCGGGACATCGTGTCGTTCGGATTCGTGAAGGATCTCGCGGTCGGGGGCGGGAACGTCTCGCTCCGCCTCGAGATCACGACCGAGTCCCCCCGCGTCGCCGAGGAGATCAAGCGCGACGCGACCGAGAAGCTCCGGTCGCTCCCGGGCGTCCAGGCGGTGACGATCGCGCTCGACGCGCGCGCCCCCGGGATGGCCGCCCCGGCGGGGGCGCGGCCGGCGCCGATCCCGTCCGGCGAGCTCCTGAAGGACGTCCGCTTCAAGGTCGCGGTCGCGTCCGGAAAGGGAGGCGTGGGGAAGTCGACGGTCACCGCGAACCTCGCGCTCGCGCTCACCCGGCTCGGCTATCGCGTCGGTCTCATGGATTCCGACATCTACGGGCCGTCGCAGCAGATGATGATGGGGATCACCCAGAAGCCGTACGTCAACGAGGAGGACAAGATCGTCCCGATCGAGAGCCACGGGGTGAAGGTGATCTCCCTCGGGTTCCTGATGGACGTCGATCAGCCCGTGATCTGGCGCGGCCCCATGGTGATGAAGGCCGTCGAGCAGTTCCTGCAGGACGTGGCATGGGGAAAGCTCGACTTCCTGCTCGTCGACCTCCCGCCGGGAACCGGAGACGCGCAGCTGACGCTGACGCAGAAGATCCAGCTCTCGGGCGCCGTGATCGTGACGACGCCGCAGGAGGTGTCGCTGATCGACGCGCGGAAGGGTCTCGCGATGTTCGAGAAGGTCAACGTCCCGCTCCTCGGGATCGTCGAGAACATGAGCTACTACGAGTGTCCCTCCTGCGGACACCGCGACGAGATCTTCAAGCACGGGGGGGGCAGACGGACCGCGGAGAAGCTCGGCGTTCCCTTCCTCGGCGAGATCCCGATCGACCCCAAGATCGTCGCCGGGGGAGACGCGGGCACGCCGATCGTCGTCGCGGAGCCGAAGTCCCGCGCGACCGAGGCGTACATGGCCCTGGCGGACAACATCGCGCGAACCCTGGCGGGGTGA
- a CDS encoding DUF202 domain-containing protein, whose amino-acid sequence MEYLSNERTFLAWIRTSIAVISLGFLVARFSLWLRELGQQLSRRFVSSRWNTSLPMGESMMLFGALLAVLAAWRYHAVNRAIERGVVSADRWLVAGVTVLLVALTAAMMVYVATASGP is encoded by the coding sequence GTGGAATACCTCTCCAACGAACGGACCTTCCTCGCCTGGATACGCACGAGCATCGCCGTCATCAGCCTGGGGTTTCTCGTGGCGCGCTTCTCGTTGTGGCTCCGCGAGCTCGGCCAGCAGCTCTCCCGGCGTTTCGTCTCCTCGCGCTGGAACACCTCCCTCCCCATGGGCGAAAGCATGATGCTTTTCGGAGCGCTGCTCGCCGTCCTCGCGGCCTGGAGGTACCACGCCGTCAACCGCGCGATCGAGAGAGGGGTCGTTTCGGCCGATCGCTGGCTGGTCGCCGGGGTGACCGTTCTTCTCGTCGCTCTGACGGCCGCAATGATGGTCTACGTCGCGACCGCTTCGGGCCCGTGA
- a CDS encoding MBL fold metallo-hydrolase — protein MLTRRRGRWKPWTDAPPAAPPEDRVVAPRWRATFVNHATVLLQGAGVNVLTDPVWSERVSPVRFAGPRRHRPPGVRFEDLPPLDLVLVSHDHYDHFDFPTVRRIAQAHPSAFFATGRGNGRRLAALGARRAAELDWWESADPAPGLRVTAVPARHFSGRTLLRDRTLWAGFVVSNEAGSAYFAGDSGYGPHFAEIGARFHRIALAVLPIGAYRPRWFMQPMHISPAEAVRAAQDLGARAAIGVHFGTFELADDGEEEPLHELHDALAASAGAPPFRALGFGESWDVPTGRD, from the coding sequence ATGCTGACCCGCCGCCGCGGGCGCTGGAAGCCGTGGACGGACGCGCCTCCCGCCGCGCCGCCGGAGGACCGCGTCGTGGCGCCCCGCTGGCGCGCGACGTTCGTCAATCACGCGACCGTCCTCCTCCAGGGGGCCGGCGTCAACGTTCTGACGGATCCCGTCTGGTCGGAGCGCGTCTCGCCGGTTCGATTCGCGGGCCCGCGGCGACACCGGCCGCCCGGGGTCCGCTTCGAGGACCTTCCCCCGCTCGATCTGGTGCTCGTCTCGCACGACCACTACGACCATTTCGATTTCCCGACCGTCCGGCGCATCGCGCAGGCGCATCCGAGCGCCTTTTTCGCGACTGGACGGGGCAACGGGAGGCGTCTCGCCGCCCTCGGCGCCCGCCGCGCCGCCGAGCTCGACTGGTGGGAGTCCGCCGATCCCGCGCCGGGGCTGCGCGTGACCGCGGTTCCCGCTCGCCACTTTTCCGGCCGGACCTTGCTCCGCGACCGGACTCTCTGGGCCGGCTTCGTGGTGTCGAACGAAGCGGGGAGCGCGTATTTCGCCGGCGACTCCGGTTACGGGCCGCATTTCGCCGAGATCGGCGCGCGCTTTCACCGGATCGCCCTGGCGGTCCTTCCGATCGGCGCCTACCGGCCGCGCTGGTTCATGCAGCCGATGCACATCTCCCCCGCCGAGGCGGTTCGCGCCGCGCAGGACCTCGGCGCGAGGGCCGCGATCGGAGTCCATTTCGGGACGTTCGAGCTCGCCGACGACGGCGAGGAAGAGCCGTTGCACGAGCTCCACGACGCGCTGGCGGCAAGCGCCGGCGCGCCGCCGTTTCGCGCTCTCGGATTCGGGGAATCGTGGGACGTGCCGACCGGAAGGGACTGA